A genomic window from Sulfurimonas sp. includes:
- a CDS encoding response regulator transcription factor, translating into MIKIAMVEDDTELAEVLTQYLSKFNISVTNFEDPFLALSAIALEEFDLVILDLTLPGMDGLEVCKEITAKYDIPIIISSARSDITDKVIALELGADDYLPKPYDPRELEVRIKTILRRINKSIPKAQEEKNEVFVLDEAKQEIKKNGKYIKFTPAEYQIMALMCKRKGFVISRYDILDECDFVNSDEDGGSIAVIINRIRHKIEEDPKHPKYLLTIRGAGYKLVE; encoded by the coding sequence TTGATAAAAATAGCGATGGTCGAAGATGATACTGAGTTAGCAGAAGTATTAACCCAGTATCTATCAAAATTCAATATCTCTGTAACAAATTTTGAAGATCCATTTTTAGCTCTTAGTGCTATAGCTTTAGAAGAGTTTGATTTAGTGATTCTAGATCTTACTCTTCCAGGAATGGATGGTTTGGAAGTTTGTAAAGAGATAACTGCCAAGTATGATATTCCGATTATTATTTCAAGTGCCAGAAGCGACATAACCGATAAGGTGATCGCACTAGAGTTAGGAGCTGATGATTATCTACCAAAACCATACGATCCAAGGGAGCTTGAAGTCAGGATCAAAACAATACTTAGACGTATTAATAAATCTATCCCTAAAGCTCAAGAAGAAAAGAATGAAGTGTTTGTGTTAGACGAGGCAAAACAGGAGATCAAAAAAAACGGAAAGTATATAAAATTTACACCTGCAGAGTATCAGATCATGGCTTTAATGTGTAAGCGAAAAGGTTTTGTGATCTCCAGATACGACATTTTAGATGAGTGTGATTTTGTAAACAGTGATGAAGACGGCGGAAGTATAGCCGTGATTATAAACAGGATTAGACATAAAATAGAGGAGGACCCGAAGCATCCGAAGTATCTTTTAACGATAAGGGGCGCAGGGTATAAACTGGTAGAATGA
- a CDS encoding DUF4405 domain-containing protein produces the protein MDKFKYRDLATSMTAFFFFVIGISGVMMYFHFFDDYVKELHEILGLVFVAVVFTHVYFHIKSFKSYFGKKVFTISAVVVLGISAMFVVNTPEGDNPKKTLIISMLDAPIESSLKVLNLDMQTLKERLKTNGIKISSSDVTISSIAKDNSISPFELVTKITQK, from the coding sequence ATGGACAAGTTTAAATATAGAGACTTGGCAACATCTATGACTGCGTTTTTCTTTTTTGTAATAGGGATAAGCGGAGTTATGATGTATTTTCATTTTTTTGATGATTATGTAAAAGAGCTGCATGAGATCTTAGGTCTTGTTTTTGTGGCAGTAGTATTTACACACGTATATTTTCATATAAAGTCTTTTAAATCTTATTTTGGCAAAAAAGTATTTACTATAAGTGCGGTTGTAGTTTTGGGTATATCTGCTATGTTTGTTGTAAATACTCCAGAAGGTGATAATCCAAAGAAAACACTGATCATATCTATGCTTGATGCACCTATAGAGAGTTCTCTCAAGGTTTTAAACTTGGATATGCAGACTCTAAAAGAAAGACTTAAAACAAATGGTATTAAAATTAGTTCTAGCGATGTAACAATAAGCTCAATTGCCAAAGATAATTCTATATCTCCTTTTGAGCTTGTTACAAAGATAACTCAAAAATAG
- a CDS encoding Spy/CpxP family protein refolding chaperone: MNAKLITGLALSALLTSTLLAYGPQNCDGQGPKGQNFKQGKMYKGMYDRSSHHKGRHGFIKMVMKLDLSDKQRDEIRTIVRDSMKNMPNPNEAFSESSFDKEKFIELAQAKRDAKIQHRADMMEKVYAVLNSSQKKDLKTMLDMKRVMKKNMMNKMGTNCNSKNCPNR; encoded by the coding sequence ATGAACGCGAAATTAATTACAGGTTTAGCACTAAGTGCACTATTGACATCAACACTATTAGCATACGGCCCACAAAATTGTGACGGACAAGGTCCTAAAGGTCAAAACTTTAAGCAAGGAAAAATGTATAAAGGCATGTATGACAGATCGTCTCATCATAAAGGTAGACACGGTTTTATTAAAATGGTTATGAAGCTTGATCTTAGTGATAAACAAAGAGATGAGATAAGAACTATAGTGAGAGATAGTATGAAAAATATGCCAAATCCAAATGAAGCATTTAGTGAGAGTTCATTTGATAAAGAAAAATTCATAGAACTTGCACAAGCTAAAAGAGATGCTAAAATTCAGCATCGCGCAGATATGATGGAAAAAGTATATGCAGTTTTAAACTCTTCACAAAAGAAAGATTTAAAGACTATGCTTGATATGAAAAGAGTTATGAAAAAAAACATGATGAATAAAATGGGTACTAACTGTAACTCAAAAAATTGCCCAAATAGATAA
- a CDS encoding nitroreductase, with protein MSNVYEIINSRSSKRAYLPKPVPKDIQEKILKAAAQTPSGANMQPWITYAISDESTLKKVGDAIIKAMDDGVENDQFIQYYPIEWKNPYKKRRVVTGAGLYKLMEVDRKDNDTRIEMWKDNFRWFGAKTVFFVFTDKANIEGAQGAILDCGAYMQSIMLLAKEEGLDTCPQGSTTEFGRIVARELNVPENLALLYSVVIGYEDKDAKINSYQPERVGLDESVIFI; from the coding sequence ATGTCAAATGTTTATGAAATTATAAATTCAAGATCTTCTAAAAGAGCTTACTTACCTAAGCCTGTACCAAAAGATATACAAGAAAAAATTTTAAAAGCAGCTGCACAAACTCCAAGTGGAGCAAATATGCAGCCGTGGATCACATACGCTATAAGTGATGAGTCAACTCTAAAAAAAGTTGGAGATGCAATCATAAAAGCTATGGATGATGGTGTTGAGAACGATCAGTTTATTCAGTACTATCCTATTGAGTGGAAAAACCCGTACAAAAAAAGACGTGTTGTTACAGGAGCCGGACTATACAAACTTATGGAAGTTGATAGAAAAGACAACGATACACGTATAGAGATGTGGAAAGACAACTTTAGATGGTTTGGTGCTAAAACTGTCTTTTTTGTATTTACTGATAAAGCAAATATTGAAGGTGCCCAAGGTGCTATACTTGACTGTGGTGCATATATGCAGTCAATCATGCTTTTAGCTAAAGAGGAAGGATTAGACACTTGTCCTCAAGGTTCAACTACAGAGTTTGGTCGCATTGTGGCACGTGAACTTAACGTACCTGAGAATTTAGCACTTCTATACAGTGTAGTTATAGGTTATGAAGACAAAGACGCTAAGATAAATTCTTATCAACCTGAGCGTGTTGGTTTAGATGAGAGCGTTATTTTCATATAA
- a CDS encoding 1-aminocyclopropane-1-carboxylate deaminase codes for MLPTSIDKITIDGRIFYVKRDDLYDPHLSGNKFRKLHKLIQTPKENLDKLISYGGTQSNAMLAIAKLCHLKGWEFIYYTKPISDAQKQQNSGNFYEAVKLSMKHIEIEHDRYKEEISNLRFNLDSKTYIVDQGGAVSEAEDGLKVLADEIKEQLKGLDVKSLATPSGTGTTALFLAKALPEYKVYTTPCVGDIEYLKTQMSALVDHLPDNLIILEPKKKYHFAKLYPSFLEIYKKLLNAGIEFDLLYAPGMWEALLEQTDEEVLYIHSGGVSGNKTMLERYMKITLSSKPTRSG; via the coding sequence ATGTTACCTACGTCCATTGATAAAATAACTATCGATGGGCGTATTTTTTACGTTAAGCGTGATGACTTATACGATCCGCATCTTAGCGGAAATAAATTCCGAAAACTCCATAAACTTATACAAACTCCAAAAGAGAACTTAGACAAGCTTATATCTTATGGCGGAACACAATCTAATGCAATGCTTGCAATTGCAAAACTATGCCACTTAAAGGGTTGGGAATTTATATACTACACAAAACCTATATCAGATGCACAAAAACAACAGAATTCAGGAAATTTTTACGAGGCCGTAAAGCTCAGTATGAAACATATTGAGATTGAACATGACAGATACAAAGAGGAGATCTCAAATCTAAGGTTTAACCTTGATTCTAAAACATATATAGTAGACCAAGGTGGAGCTGTTAGTGAAGCAGAAGATGGACTAAAAGTATTAGCAGATGAGATCAAAGAACAACTCAAAGGTTTAGACGTTAAATCTTTAGCTACACCAAGTGGGACAGGAACTACTGCACTTTTTTTAGCAAAAGCATTGCCTGAGTATAAAGTCTATACTACACCGTGTGTAGGTGATATTGAGTATCTTAAAACACAGATGTCAGCACTAGTTGATCACTTACCTGATAACTTAATAATTTTAGAGCCTAAAAAGAAGTACCATTTTGCAAAGCTGTATCCTAGTTTTTTAGAGATTTACAAAAAGCTTTTAAATGCTGGAATTGAGTTTGATCTGCTTTACGCTCCTGGTATGTGGGAGGCTTTGTTAGAACAGACTGATGAAGAAGTCTTATATATCCACAGCGGAGGAGTAAGTGGAAACAAGACTATGTTAGAGCGTTATATGAAAATAACGCTCTCATCTAAACCAACACGCTCAGGTTGA
- a CDS encoding peptidyl-prolyl cis-trans isomerase yields the protein MKLVTRVASSLTILSTLAMANTLVTVNGKAITQQEVDSELMQATQGRFNQVPADKQKQLRNQVLEQLIVKELIFDDAKKTGVMESKDFKDEYSKVLDRVKKELSIQVWQKKELDKVNISNKEVKKYYDSNKEEFNEKESVHARHILVNSESEAKDIAKELKSIKGTKLQEKFIELAKVKSKGPSGPRGGDLGYFVYERMLPEFSAVAFAMKVGTISEPVKTEHGYHVIYLEDKKPSKTYSFTEVKPFIEQRLKMEKFKTVMQDKITSLKNKATIK from the coding sequence ATGAAATTAGTAACTAGAGTTGCATCATCACTAACAATTTTATCAACACTTGCTATGGCAAATACATTGGTAACTGTAAACGGAAAAGCTATTACACAACAAGAGGTTGACTCTGAATTAATGCAGGCTACTCAAGGTAGATTTAACCAAGTTCCAGCAGACAAACAAAAGCAGCTACGTAATCAGGTTTTAGAGCAGTTAATAGTAAAAGAGTTGATTTTTGACGATGCTAAAAAAACTGGTGTAATGGAATCAAAAGATTTTAAAGATGAATATAGCAAAGTTCTAGATAGAGTAAAAAAAGAATTATCTATTCAAGTTTGGCAGAAAAAAGAGTTAGATAAGGTTAACATTTCTAACAAAGAGGTAAAAAAATACTATGACTCTAATAAAGAAGAATTTAATGAAAAAGAATCAGTTCATGCACGTCACATTTTAGTAAACAGTGAGTCTGAAGCAAAAGATATTGCAAAAGAGTTAAAATCTATAAAAGGTACAAAACTTCAAGAGAAATTTATAGAACTTGCAAAAGTTAAGTCAAAAGGACCAAGTGGACCAAGAGGTGGAGACTTAGGTTATTTTGTTTATGAAAGAATGCTTCCTGAATTTAGTGCAGTAGCATTTGCTATGAAAGTTGGAACTATAAGTGAACCTGTTAAAACAGAACACGGTTATCATGTGATCTACCTTGAAGATAAAAAACCTTCTAAAACTTACTCTTTTACTGAAGTTAAGCCATTTATAGAGCAACGTCTTAAAATGGAAAAATTTAAAACTGTTATGCAAGATAAAATAACTTCACTTAAAAACAAAGCTACTATAAAATAA
- the nth gene encoding endonuclease III yields the protein MKKVKKATKKEIEEIHKRFVERYSDAVTELNYNNAYELVIAVALSAQCTDKRVNVITPALFEAYPDAEALANADIEDIKALINSCSFFNNKAKNLLAMAKTVVEDFDGEIPMNEKDLQRLAGVGQKTANVVMIEYTGANLMAVDTHVFRVSHRLGLSDDKTALATEATLVKKFKNDLHALHQGMVLFGRYICKAKNPKCDECFLTDMCKTTESFKV from the coding sequence ATGAAAAAAGTAAAAAAAGCAACAAAAAAAGAGATTGAAGAGATTCACAAAAGATTTGTGGAGCGTTACAGTGATGCAGTTACTGAACTAAACTACAACAATGCATATGAACTAGTAATCGCAGTAGCACTCTCAGCTCAATGTACAGATAAACGTGTAAATGTGATTACCCCTGCTTTGTTTGAGGCTTACCCTGATGCCGAGGCTCTAGCAAACGCAGATATAGAAGATATTAAAGCACTAATAAACTCGTGTTCATTTTTTAACAACAAAGCTAAAAATCTTCTTGCTATGGCTAAAACCGTTGTGGAAGATTTCGATGGTGAAATTCCTATGAACGAAAAGGACCTGCAGCGTCTTGCAGGTGTTGGACAAAAAACTGCAAATGTTGTAATGATCGAATACACTGGTGCTAACCTTATGGCTGTTGATACACATGTTTTCCGTGTATCTCACCGTTTAGGTTTAAGCGATGATAAAACAGCACTAGCAACTGAAGCAACGCTTGTTAAAAAGTTTAAAAACGATCTTCATGCACTACATCAAGGGATGGTTTTGTTCGGGCGTTATATATGCAAGGCAAAAAATCCAAAATGTGATGAGTGTTTTTTAACAGATATGTGTAAGACAACTGAGAGTTTTAAGGTATGA
- the cmoA gene encoding carboxy-S-adenosyl-L-methionine synthase CmoA has protein sequence MNDKVFSKPIKKQFEFDEEVAAVFDDMLSRSVPFYDQSQEMTRFFAQKALNDGGLMYDLGCSTASLLISIAKQNKEAKLIGLDNSDAMLEQASKKAHAMGADIDLLNADILEYDYKEADVFVSNYTLQFIRPLVREELVKKIADALKKDGVFIFSEKVISHHPKLNKDLIEHYYDFKKKQGYSEYEIAQKREALENVLVPYSEDENIKMAKNAGFSHCEVVFRWANFATFIAIK, from the coding sequence ATGAATGATAAAGTATTTTCTAAACCGATTAAGAAACAATTTGAATTTGACGAAGAGGTAGCAGCTGTTTTTGACGATATGTTAAGTCGCAGTGTACCGTTTTATGATCAGAGTCAGGAGATGACTAGATTCTTTGCTCAAAAAGCGTTGAATGATGGTGGACTGATGTATGATCTTGGATGTTCTACAGCATCTTTGCTTATCTCAATTGCAAAGCAAAATAAAGAGGCAAAGCTGATCGGACTTGATAACTCTGATGCAATGCTTGAACAGGCTAGCAAAAAAGCACACGCTATGGGTGCTGACATTGATTTGCTAAACGCAGATATTTTAGAGTACGACTACAAAGAAGCAGATGTCTTTGTAAGTAACTATACACTTCAGTTTATCCGCCCGCTTGTAAGGGAAGAGCTTGTTAAAAAGATAGCAGATGCGCTTAAAAAAGATGGCGTATTTATATTTAGCGAAAAGGTGATCTCACACCATCCAAAACTAAATAAAGATCTGATCGAACACTATTATGACTTTAAAAAGAAACAGGGTTACAGTGAGTATGAGATAGCCCAAAAGCGTGAAGCACTGGAAAATGTATTAGTACCATACAGTGAAGATGAAAATATCAAAATGGCTAAAAATGCGGGGTTTTCACACTGTGAGGTAGTGTTTCGCTGGGCAAACTTTGCAACTTTTATAGCTATAAAATAA
- the fbaA gene encoding class II fructose-bisphosphate aldolase has translation MSKGILDIVKPGVLFGEDVLKVYKHAKDNGFAIPAVNVVSTDSINGVLEAAAKVKSPVIIQFSNGGAAYYAGKGLSNENELAAINGAVSGAIHTHMMAEAYGVPVILHTDHAAKKLLPWIDALIQAGEQYFDANGKPLFSSHMLDLSEEPIEENISISKEYLKRMSAIGMHIEIELGVTGGEEDGVDNTNIDNALLYTQPEEVAYAYAELGTISPNFTIAASFGNVHGVYKPGNVTLTPKILDNSQKYIHEKYNTEDAKPVNFVFHGGSGSAKSEIEEAISYGVIKMNIDTDTQWATWEGVKAYSEKYKDYLQGQIGNPEGEDKPNKKYYDPRKWLRAGQETLVARVEEAFKDLNAIGRN, from the coding sequence ATGAGTAAAGGTATATTAGATATAGTTAAACCGGGTGTACTTTTTGGTGAGGATGTTTTAAAAGTTTATAAACATGCTAAAGATAACGGATTCGCAATTCCGGCCGTTAATGTTGTGTCGACTGATTCTATAAACGGTGTTTTAGAAGCTGCAGCTAAAGTTAAATCTCCTGTTATTATTCAGTTTAGTAACGGTGGCGCTGCATATTATGCAGGTAAAGGTTTAAGTAATGAAAATGAACTTGCTGCAATAAACGGTGCAGTAAGCGGTGCAATTCATACTCATATGATGGCTGAGGCTTACGGTGTGCCTGTTATTTTACACACTGATCATGCTGCAAAAAAACTTCTACCTTGGATCGATGCTCTTATTCAAGCTGGTGAGCAGTACTTTGATGCAAACGGTAAACCACTATTTTCTTCACATATGCTAGACCTTTCAGAAGAACCGATTGAAGAGAACATCTCAATCTCAAAAGAGTATTTAAAAAGAATGTCTGCTATCGGTATGCATATTGAGATTGAGCTTGGTGTTACGGGTGGTGAAGAAGACGGTGTTGATAATACTAACATAGACAACGCACTTTTATATACTCAGCCTGAAGAGGTTGCATATGCATATGCTGAACTAGGTACAATTTCACCAAACTTTACAATAGCAGCATCTTTTGGTAATGTTCACGGTGTTTATAAACCTGGTAATGTAACTCTAACTCCTAAGATTTTAGATAACTCACAAAAATATATTCACGAGAAATATAACACTGAAGATGCAAAACCTGTAAACTTTGTATTTCACGGCGGAAGCGGTAGTGCAAAAAGTGAAATTGAAGAGGCTATATCTTACGGTGTTATAAAAATGAATATCGATACAGATACTCAGTGGGCAACTTGGGAAGGTGTAAAAGCTTACTCTGAAAAATATAAAGACTACCTTCAAGGTCAGATCGGAAACCCTGAGGGTGAAGATAAACCAAACAAAAAATACTACGATCCTAGAAAATGGCTAAGAGCCGGACAAGAAACTCTTGTTGCTAGAGTTGAAGAAGCATTTAAAGATCTAAATGCAATAGGTAGAAACTAG
- a CDS encoding flagellar assembly protein A codes for MQKAKVKTKNILLSLQKYAKNNDASINIVDFEILDTKTLIKTSKDTDFTEYNEAVQEHYDSEEKMIDYHLEFTQVHTIKLFEKQQKKYYLDYEINYDSMNTHPTITIKINSKIPIKTPRDTYIWLKNEVDTIKARNAILIGLFDESYITKLKLFTKFIHAGKFKKNIKLPLIETIEPNVTQKGQLLLHYEKHKNKHGIAEVDAKEVIAEYRKPKFGRNGLDAFGKVISNTSQKNLKDLDYDTDDETILVKEDNDKKLYISKAKGYVNISRNIMYIDHTIKKRKIKRVEDKVSEHEDNDIKVVVSEKDVTQDSIGEGVELTSETIHVEGFVGSNSVLHATNLTIDGATHQSSHQNAKFAKINRHKGTLRAHQADIKLLEGGTVYATTVNIDACLNGTIYAKDVNITSVKSNLKVYASHSINITLVSGENNTFNIDYKKIPILSKKIEFIDNDIEDLKYHLEEAKRHNQSKIAGYEAEIKKLKDDKNSVINSINDATITVQKAFRGLNNIIFTISDLKELIYKTDNKKYETFHLEIKDEKVTLKPVNISIEL; via the coding sequence ATGCAAAAAGCAAAAGTAAAGACAAAAAACATTCTTCTGTCACTACAAAAATACGCAAAAAATAATGATGCGAGCATAAACATTGTTGATTTTGAGATCTTAGATACAAAAACACTTATTAAGACATCTAAAGATACCGACTTTACAGAATACAATGAAGCTGTTCAGGAACATTACGATAGCGAAGAAAAAATGATTGATTATCATTTGGAATTTACACAAGTCCATACAATTAAGCTTTTTGAAAAACAACAAAAAAAATACTATTTAGATTATGAGATCAACTATGACTCTATGAATACCCATCCAACTATCACTATTAAAATAAATTCTAAAATACCTATTAAAACTCCAAGGGATACATATATATGGCTTAAAAATGAGGTAGATACCATTAAAGCAAGAAATGCTATCTTGATCGGTCTGTTTGATGAAAGCTATATAACAAAACTAAAACTATTTACCAAGTTTATACATGCCGGCAAATTTAAAAAGAATATAAAGCTTCCTCTAATTGAGACAATTGAACCAAATGTTACACAAAAAGGCCAATTGCTTTTACACTATGAAAAACATAAAAACAAGCATGGTATAGCCGAAGTGGATGCTAAAGAGGTAATCGCAGAGTATAGAAAGCCTAAGTTCGGTAGAAACGGGCTAGATGCGTTTGGAAAAGTGATTAGCAACACTTCTCAAAAAAACCTAAAAGATCTAGACTATGATACAGATGACGAAACAATACTAGTAAAAGAAGATAATGATAAAAAACTATATATATCTAAAGCAAAAGGTTACGTAAATATTTCTAGAAATATTATGTATATAGATCACACTATAAAAAAACGTAAAATAAAACGTGTAGAAGATAAGGTTTCAGAGCATGAAGATAATGATATAAAAGTAGTAGTATCAGAAAAAGACGTTACTCAAGACAGCATAGGTGAAGGTGTAGAGCTTACAAGTGAGACTATACATGTTGAAGGATTTGTAGGATCAAACTCGGTATTACATGCTACAAACCTAACAATAGACGGTGCCACACACCAAAGTTCTCATCAAAATGCAAAGTTTGCGAAAATAAACCGACACAAAGGTACACTTCGTGCGCATCAAGCGGATATAAAGCTTCTAGAAGGTGGGACTGTATATGCAACTACAGTAAATATAGATGCTTGTCTAAACGGAACCATATATGCAAAAGATGTAAATATAACAAGTGTAAAAAGTAATCTTAAAGTATATGCATCTCATTCAATAAACATTACTTTAGTAAGCGGTGAAAACAATACTTTTAATATAGACTATAAGAAAATCCCTATACTTTCCAAAAAGATTGAATTTATAGATAATGATATAGAGGACTTAAAATACCATTTAGAAGAAGCAAAAAGGCATAATCAATCAAAAATAGCAGGTTATGAAGCTGAGATCAAAAAACTTAAAGATGATAAAAACAGTGTAATTAATTCTATAAACGATGCCACTATAACAGTTCAAAAGGCTTTTAGGGGTCTAAATAACATTATATTTACTATAAGTGATCTAAAAGAGCTCATCTACAAAACTGATAATAAAAAATATGAAACATTTCATCTTGAAATAAAAGATGAAAAAGTAACTCTAAAACCTGTAAATATCTCCATAGAACTATAA
- a CDS encoding XRE family transcriptional regulator, protein MQINDLFNILHNSIESQHNGRKISLKDMASSLGISMRTYQDWKLGRAKPQAASAVMKMLGELDDEEIIRAVRKINKLQD, encoded by the coding sequence ATGCAAATTAATGATCTGTTTAATATTCTTCATAATTCAATAGAGTCCCAACATAATGGACGCAAAATATCTTTAAAAGATATGGCTTCTTCTTTAGGGATATCTATGCGTACATACCAAGACTGGAAACTTGGTCGTGCAAAACCTCAAGCAGCTTCAGCAGTTATGAAGATGCTTGGTGAATTAGATGATGAAGAGATCATTAGAGCTGTAAGAAAGATTAATAAACTTCAGGACTGA
- a CDS encoding HU family DNA-binding protein has product MNKAEFVELVQASGEYKTKVEAEAAIKAFTEAVTTALVKKEDVSLVGFGSFSAALQKGKSGKVPGTDKTYTTQDKMVPKFKAGKGLKDRVAAGK; this is encoded by the coding sequence ATGAATAAAGCTGAATTTGTAGAACTAGTTCAAGCAAGTGGTGAGTATAAAACTAAAGTAGAGGCTGAAGCAGCAATTAAAGCGTTCACTGAAGCAGTAACAACTGCACTAGTAAAAAAAGAAGATGTTTCTTTAGTAGGTTTTGGTAGCTTTTCTGCAGCATTACAAAAAGGTAAAAGCGGTAAAGTACCTGGTACTGATAAAACTTATACAACTCAAGATAAAATGGTTCCAAAATTTAAAGCTGGAAAAGGTCTTAAAGACCGCGTTGCAGCTGGTAAATAA
- a CDS encoding peptidylprolyl isomerase, whose amino-acid sequence MKKFFTAVLILLSINLYAKNPIVILETTQGKIELELFPDVAPLAVENFTTHIKNGFYNGIAFHRIIQNFMIQGGDPTETGRGGESIWGKSFKDEYKGKTFDKIGVLAMANAGPHTNGSQFFITTALTPWLNGRHTIFGQALPTSMQTLKKLNSVATSGRYGGDRPLERQEIIKAYIKE is encoded by the coding sequence ATGAAAAAATTCTTTACTGCTGTTTTGATACTTTTATCAATAAATCTATATGCAAAAAACCCTATAGTTATACTTGAAACTACTCAAGGTAAGATCGAACTGGAATTATTTCCTGATGTAGCACCATTAGCGGTTGAAAACTTTACAACACATATAAAAAACGGTTTTTACAATGGCATAGCATTTCATAGAATTATTCAAAACTTTATGATTCAAGGTGGTGATCCAACTGAGACTGGACGTGGTGGTGAGAGTATTTGGGGTAAAAGTTTTAAAGATGAATATAAAGGTAAAACTTTTGATAAAATTGGTGTACTAGCTATGGCAAATGCTGGTCCACATACAAACGGTAGCCAGTTTTTTATTACAACTGCACTAACACCATGGCTAAATGGAAGGCACACTATTTTTGGCCAAGCACTTCCAACTTCAATGCAGACTCTAAAAAAACTAAACAGTGTAGCAACATCTGGAAGATATGGTGGTGACAGACCACTGGAGCGTCAAGAAATTATAAAAGCTTACATTAAAGAATAA